A genome region from Sardina pilchardus chromosome 22, fSarPil1.1, whole genome shotgun sequence includes the following:
- the LOC134070053 gene encoding uncharacterized protein LOC134070053 isoform X1: MEKLQSGYLYKSPMSGPQVMKSWKQRFFTLLKMSDDVHHLKYYEHEKTDKPLGSIDMSEVLLVLFCPESHSMWGWIHKHFGRPASCVLLLKTADRDYFLIGDNSTEMDGWCKSLLKTLRHQPTREVLSEQMPQGARCNKEELDGHLEMAAVEFPPVSEGGSLLASVAKALQELDSPDRSQSQANNETDNPSFVFLCLCKTSELLTPVEVDVRVSKDNLKRHLSLTEEEKACCNETADILLMGDEILAINDINVDNTQDVEKYLCKLQKNEVKVTVRRLSQNTEDIISYH, translated from the exons ATGGAGAAACTGCAGAGTGGCTATCTGTATAAGTCCCCTATGTCTGGTCCTCAGGTCATG AAATCATGGAAACAGCGATTCTTTACGCTCCTCAAGATGAGTGATGATGTTCACCACCTGAAGTACTATGAACATGAGAAGACGGACAAACCTCTGGGCTCAATAGACATGTCTGa ggtgctgctggtgctgttcTGCCCAGAGAGCCACAGCATGTGGGGGTGGATCCACAAGCACTTCGGCCGTCCAGCCTCCTGTGTGCTCCTCCTGAAAACAGCAGACCGAGACTATTTCCTCATCGGAGATAACAG CACAGAAATGGATGGTTGGTGTAAAAGCCTGTTAAAGACTCTGAGACATCAGCCAACCAGGGAGGTCCTGTCTGAG CAGATGCCACAAGGTGCCAGGTGCAACAAGGAGGAGCTCGATGGTCACTTGGAAATGGCTGCAGT GGAGTTCCCTCCAGTGTCTGAAGGGGGCAGTCTACTAGCATCAGTTGCAAAGGCCCTGCAGGAGCTGGACAGTCCAGACCGATCACAATCACAGGCAAACAATGAGACGGACAATCCAAG ttttgtgtttttgtgtctttgcAAAACCAGTGAGCTTCTGACCCCAGTAGAAGTGGACGTCCGTGTAAGTAAGGACAATTTGAAGAGACATCTAAGTCTCACGGAAGAGGAAAAGGCATG CTGCAATGAGACAGCTGACATACTGCTGATGGGAGATGAGATCCTCGCCATCAATGACATAAATGTTGACAATACGCAAGACGTGGAAAAGTATCTCTGCAAACTACAGAAGAATGAG GTGAAAGTGACTGTGCGGAGgctctctcaaaacacagagGACATAATCTCTTACCACTGA
- the LOC134070053 gene encoding uncharacterized protein LOC134070053 isoform X3, with the protein MEKLQSGYLYKSPMSGPQVMKSWKQRFFTLLKMSDDVHHLKYYEHEKTDKPLGSIDMSEVLLVLFCPESHSMWGWIHKHFGRPASCVLLLKTADRDYFLIGDNSTEMDGWCKSLLKTLRHQPTREVLSEQMPQGARCNKEELDGHLEMAAVEFPPVSEGGSLLASVAKALQELDSPDRSQSQANNETDNPSELLTPVEVDVRVSKDNLKRHLSLTEEEKACCNETADILLMGDEILAINDINVDNTQDVEKYLCKLQKNEVKVTVRRLSQNTEDIISYH; encoded by the exons ATGGAGAAACTGCAGAGTGGCTATCTGTATAAGTCCCCTATGTCTGGTCCTCAGGTCATG AAATCATGGAAACAGCGATTCTTTACGCTCCTCAAGATGAGTGATGATGTTCACCACCTGAAGTACTATGAACATGAGAAGACGGACAAACCTCTGGGCTCAATAGACATGTCTGa ggtgctgctggtgctgttcTGCCCAGAGAGCCACAGCATGTGGGGGTGGATCCACAAGCACTTCGGCCGTCCAGCCTCCTGTGTGCTCCTCCTGAAAACAGCAGACCGAGACTATTTCCTCATCGGAGATAACAG CACAGAAATGGATGGTTGGTGTAAAAGCCTGTTAAAGACTCTGAGACATCAGCCAACCAGGGAGGTCCTGTCTGAG CAGATGCCACAAGGTGCCAGGTGCAACAAGGAGGAGCTCGATGGTCACTTGGAAATGGCTGCAGT GGAGTTCCCTCCAGTGTCTGAAGGGGGCAGTCTACTAGCATCAGTTGCAAAGGCCCTGCAGGAGCTGGACAGTCCAGACCGATCACAATCACAGGCAAACAATGAGACGGACAATCCAAG TGAGCTTCTGACCCCAGTAGAAGTGGACGTCCGTGTAAGTAAGGACAATTTGAAGAGACATCTAAGTCTCACGGAAGAGGAAAAGGCATG CTGCAATGAGACAGCTGACATACTGCTGATGGGAGATGAGATCCTCGCCATCAATGACATAAATGTTGACAATACGCAAGACGTGGAAAAGTATCTCTGCAAACTACAGAAGAATGAG GTGAAAGTGACTGTGCGGAGgctctctcaaaacacagagGACATAATCTCTTACCACTGA
- the LOC134070053 gene encoding uncharacterized protein LOC134070053 isoform X2 encodes MEKLQSGYLYKSPMSGPQVMKSWKQRFFTLLKMSDDVHHLKYYEHEKTDKPLGSIDMSEVLLVLFCPESHSMWGWIHKHFGRPASCVLLLKTADRDYFLIGDNSTEMDGWCKSLLKTLRHQPTREVLSEMPQGARCNKEELDGHLEMAAVEFPPVSEGGSLLASVAKALQELDSPDRSQSQANNETDNPSFVFLCLCKTSELLTPVEVDVRVSKDNLKRHLSLTEEEKACCNETADILLMGDEILAINDINVDNTQDVEKYLCKLQKNEVKVTVRRLSQNTEDIISYH; translated from the exons ATGGAGAAACTGCAGAGTGGCTATCTGTATAAGTCCCCTATGTCTGGTCCTCAGGTCATG AAATCATGGAAACAGCGATTCTTTACGCTCCTCAAGATGAGTGATGATGTTCACCACCTGAAGTACTATGAACATGAGAAGACGGACAAACCTCTGGGCTCAATAGACATGTCTGa ggtgctgctggtgctgttcTGCCCAGAGAGCCACAGCATGTGGGGGTGGATCCACAAGCACTTCGGCCGTCCAGCCTCCTGTGTGCTCCTCCTGAAAACAGCAGACCGAGACTATTTCCTCATCGGAGATAACAG CACAGAAATGGATGGTTGGTGTAAAAGCCTGTTAAAGACTCTGAGACATCAGCCAACCAGGGAGGTCCTGTCTGAG ATGCCACAAGGTGCCAGGTGCAACAAGGAGGAGCTCGATGGTCACTTGGAAATGGCTGCAGT GGAGTTCCCTCCAGTGTCTGAAGGGGGCAGTCTACTAGCATCAGTTGCAAAGGCCCTGCAGGAGCTGGACAGTCCAGACCGATCACAATCACAGGCAAACAATGAGACGGACAATCCAAG ttttgtgtttttgtgtctttgcAAAACCAGTGAGCTTCTGACCCCAGTAGAAGTGGACGTCCGTGTAAGTAAGGACAATTTGAAGAGACATCTAAGTCTCACGGAAGAGGAAAAGGCATG CTGCAATGAGACAGCTGACATACTGCTGATGGGAGATGAGATCCTCGCCATCAATGACATAAATGTTGACAATACGCAAGACGTGGAAAAGTATCTCTGCAAACTACAGAAGAATGAG GTGAAAGTGACTGTGCGGAGgctctctcaaaacacagagGACATAATCTCTTACCACTGA